The DNA window CAACGTCGTGGGGACGCGTCCACGCAGCGACACGACCACGCGATGCGAATGGGTAACCGCGCGAATGGCAGTGTACGTCACCTCGACGTCGATGCGGCCGCATCATGCCAGATTTCACAACTTATGAACCTCCGCCAATCGAGCGCGCCAGGCGGGACGAATACTGTGAATGGCGTGATGGACCGCACCTGATCGGTGATGAGCATACAAGAAAGGCCCATGAGCTTCGCTCATGGGCCTCGGTACGACAGTACTGCGGTACGGGATGGAGAACTTACTGCCCCGGGCCCGTCGCTACCTTTGGCGCCGGCTTCGACCGATCCTCGTATGGCCTGAGCCACCACTCGAAGAACACCCACGTCCGATTCCACGAGTCGATCTGCTCCGGTGAATCGACGCGCTCGAGCGTCTTTGGGTCGACGCGTCGGCTGAACGCGTGCCCGACCGACGCGCCCCAGGGTGCCGGATCGACGTAGACCTTCGTTTCGGCGAGATCCGGCTTCAGCGCGCGCAGCTTCCACACGAGCTGCTGATCCTCGACATAGTTCACGTCCTGATCGTTCGTCGCGACGTGGACGAGAATCGGGATGTGGAGATCCTCGACGTGATACAGCGGCGACCGCTTGATGTATTCGTCGGGCTTCTCGAACGGGAGACCGCCGATGGCGGGCTGCGTCGAGTAACTGCGCTGATAACCAGGACCCTTGTACGAGAGCCGGAAGACGAGATTCGTCACCGGTACGATTGCAGCCGCGGCCTTGAAGGGCGTCTCCGGTCGCATCGCGAGATGAGCTGTTATGAAACCGCCGTGGCTCCAGCCCATGATGCCGATGCGATCCGGATCCACGTACGGCAGCGTCTTGAGATAATCGACCGCGGTGAGAACGTCGTCGAGCTCCTTGCCGCCGTAGTCGATCGCGTTGTAGAACGCTGCGCCGTGCCCGGTGCTGCCGCGATAGTCCGGCGTGACGATGACATAGCCGCGCGCCACGGCTTCCTTGACGAAGGGCAGCATCGATTGCGTCCAATCGCCGTGGACGCCGCCGTGCACCCACACCATCGCCGCGTGGCCGTGCGGACCGCGCTTCGTGAGGGGCGCGAAGAGATAGCCGGGGATCTCCATCCCGTCAGCGTTGCTCTTGTACGTGATCTTCTTGAAGTCGTACGAGCCTGCCGCCCGCGCGGCGAGAATGCTGTCGGTCGCCTTCTTCGACGCGATCTGCCGCTCGAAGTCGGCTGGCGGCTGATCTTCGGGACGATTGCTGACGTACAGCTCTTCGGCGCGGGCCGAATCCATCTTCACGACCTGGCGAGGACGGCGCTGACCCTGAGGGCGAGCGCCCTGTTGCTGGGCCGCGAGCGGCGCGGTCGCGACGAGCAGCACCGCGAGGGCGCGAATGGAAGTGTGCTTACCAATTGTCATCGAGGGACTCCGGGTGGGTGCTTCAGGTTCTACGGCCAATGCGAAGATACCGCTGCGCGCGCGTCGTCAAAAGGAGCCTCACCACATCGGCAGAATGCGGCCGACGTTGGTGACGAGGCCCGCATAGACCGCCCGCGGCTGCGGGCCGGC is part of the Gemmatimonadaceae bacterium genome and encodes:
- a CDS encoding alpha/beta fold hydrolase; translated protein: MTIGKHTSIRALAVLLVATAPLAAQQQGARPQGQRRPRQVVKMDSARAEELYVSNRPEDQPPADFERQIASKKATDSILAARAAGSYDFKKITYKSNADGMEIPGYLFAPLTKRGPHGHAAMVWVHGGVHGDWTQSMLPFVKEAVARGYVIVTPDYRGSTGHGAAFYNAIDYGGKELDDVLTAVDYLKTLPYVDPDRIGIMGWSHGGFITAHLAMRPETPFKAAAAIVPVTNLVFRLSYKGPGYQRSYSTQPAIGGLPFEKPDEYIKRSPLYHVEDLHIPILVHVATNDQDVNYVEDQQLVWKLRALKPDLAETKVYVDPAPWGASVGHAFSRRVDPKTLERVDSPEQIDSWNRTWVFFEWWLRPYEDRSKPAPKVATGPGQ